In Salvelinus namaycush isolate Seneca chromosome 20, SaNama_1.0, whole genome shotgun sequence, the following proteins share a genomic window:
- the LOC120064910 gene encoding transcription factor Sp7-like isoform X2, giving the protein MAASILEEEARYGSSSFAMLTATCNKFGSPVRDSATPGKAGPGSTAPGKKQYGMTLDLQKNGRGGESIENSYTGLFSSGGGLLTPTESPPPSSGGYSSEYNPFSHSLQTSMSQEQSLLVSKAHGTADCLTSVYTSLDMTHPYGSWYKAGIHPGITAAPSNATSSWWEVHPNTNWLSAAQPQTDSLQGSLQPIPPQASLSPQLPSYASDFTSINAAQYPSVSLGSSSHLLQSSQHMLPQDMYKPKHVSGGGLMESQMGLKPAAGSRGYGGTTTGRSSCDCPNCQELERMGASAASLRKKPVHSCHIPGCGKVYGKASHLKAHLRWHTGERPFVCNWLFCGKRFTRSDELERHVRTHTREKKFTCLLCNKRFTRSDHLSKHQKTHAESALQPGKTGEGEAQDPRNEEMADPNKPNTAVQNNGGVPSDPTNKGEKTGSGNGVETSSGLLEI; this is encoded by the coding sequence GAGGAAGCTCGTTATGGCTCCAGTTCTTTTGCTATGCTAACCGCCACCTGCAATAAGTTTGGAAGCCCTGTGAGGGACTCAGCCACACCTGGAAAGGCCGGCCCCGGCAGCACCGCTCCAGGCAAGAAGCAGTACGGCATGACCTTAGACCTCCAGAAGAACGGCAGAGGAGGGGAGAGCATTGAGAACTCCTACACTGGGTTGTTCAGCTCCGGAGGGGGGCTACTCACGCCCACCGAGAGTCCACCACCGTCTTCTGGGGGGTACTCATCTGAGTACAACCCCTTCTCCCACTCCCTCCAGACCTCCATGTCCCAGGAGCAGTCCTTGCTGGTGTCCAAGGCCCACGGCACAGCCGACTGTCTGACCAGCGTCTACACCTCCCTGGACATGACCCACCCCTACGGCTCCTGGTACAAGGCTGGCATCCACCCCGGCATCACCGCCGCCCCATCCAATGCCACATCCTCCTGGTGGGAAGTCCACCCCAACACCAACTGGTTAAGTGCTGCCCAGCCCCAGACCGACAGCCTCCAGGGCTCCCTCCAGCCCATCCCTCCCCAAGCctccctcagcccccagctgccCAGCTACGCCTCTGACTTCACCTCCATCAACGCAGCTCAGTACCCCTCAGTGAGCCTGGGCTcctcatcacacctcctccagtcCTCCCAGCACATGCTGCCTCAGGACATGTACAAGCCCAAGCACGTGTCCGGCGGGGGGCTGATGGAGAGTCAGATGGGCCTGAAGCCTGCAGCTGGATCACGAGGGTATGGAGGAACCACCACTGGCAGGTCCTCCTGTGACTGTCCCAACTGCCAGGAGTTGGAGCGGATGGGGGCCTCAGCTGCATCCCTGAGGAAGAAGCCTGTCCATAGCTGCCACATCCCAGGTTGTGGGAAAGTCTATGGGAAGGCCTCGCATCTCAAGGCCCACCTCCGCTGGCACACTGGGGAGAGACCCTTCGTCTGCAACTGGCTGTTCTGTGGGAAGCGCTTCACACGCTCCGACGAACTGGAGAGGCACGTCCGCACACATACGCGGGAGAAGAAGTTCACCTGCCTGCTGTGTAACAAGAGATTCACCCGCAGTGACCACCTCAGCAAGCACCAGAAGACGCACGCAGAGTCTGCCCTGCAGCCGGGAAAGACCGGGGAGGGAGAGGCCCAGGACCCCAGGAATGAGGAGATGGCAGACCCCAATAAACCCAACACGGCCGTGCAGAATAATGGAGGAGTCCCTAGTGACCCTACTAACAAAGGAGAGAAAACTGGTTCAGGCAATGGGGTGGAAACAAGCAGTGGACTGCTGGAGATCTAA
- the LOC120064910 gene encoding transcription factor Sp7-like isoform X1 codes for MAASILEVWNILECEARYGSSSFAMLTATCNKFGSPVRDSATPGKAGPGSTAPGKKQYGMTLDLQKNGRGGESIENSYTGLFSSGGGLLTPTESPPPSSGGYSSEYNPFSHSLQTSMSQEQSLLVSKAHGTADCLTSVYTSLDMTHPYGSWYKAGIHPGITAAPSNATSSWWEVHPNTNWLSAAQPQTDSLQGSLQPIPPQASLSPQLPSYASDFTSINAAQYPSVSLGSSSHLLQSSQHMLPQDMYKPKHVSGGGLMESQMGLKPAAGSRGYGGTTTGRSSCDCPNCQELERMGASAASLRKKPVHSCHIPGCGKVYGKASHLKAHLRWHTGERPFVCNWLFCGKRFTRSDELERHVRTHTREKKFTCLLCNKRFTRSDHLSKHQKTHAESALQPGKTGEGEAQDPRNEEMADPNKPNTAVQNNGGVPSDPTNKGEKTGSGNGVETSSGLLEI; via the coding sequence GAAGCTCGTTATGGCTCCAGTTCTTTTGCTATGCTAACCGCCACCTGCAATAAGTTTGGAAGCCCTGTGAGGGACTCAGCCACACCTGGAAAGGCCGGCCCCGGCAGCACCGCTCCAGGCAAGAAGCAGTACGGCATGACCTTAGACCTCCAGAAGAACGGCAGAGGAGGGGAGAGCATTGAGAACTCCTACACTGGGTTGTTCAGCTCCGGAGGGGGGCTACTCACGCCCACCGAGAGTCCACCACCGTCTTCTGGGGGGTACTCATCTGAGTACAACCCCTTCTCCCACTCCCTCCAGACCTCCATGTCCCAGGAGCAGTCCTTGCTGGTGTCCAAGGCCCACGGCACAGCCGACTGTCTGACCAGCGTCTACACCTCCCTGGACATGACCCACCCCTACGGCTCCTGGTACAAGGCTGGCATCCACCCCGGCATCACCGCCGCCCCATCCAATGCCACATCCTCCTGGTGGGAAGTCCACCCCAACACCAACTGGTTAAGTGCTGCCCAGCCCCAGACCGACAGCCTCCAGGGCTCCCTCCAGCCCATCCCTCCCCAAGCctccctcagcccccagctgccCAGCTACGCCTCTGACTTCACCTCCATCAACGCAGCTCAGTACCCCTCAGTGAGCCTGGGCTcctcatcacacctcctccagtcCTCCCAGCACATGCTGCCTCAGGACATGTACAAGCCCAAGCACGTGTCCGGCGGGGGGCTGATGGAGAGTCAGATGGGCCTGAAGCCTGCAGCTGGATCACGAGGGTATGGAGGAACCACCACTGGCAGGTCCTCCTGTGACTGTCCCAACTGCCAGGAGTTGGAGCGGATGGGGGCCTCAGCTGCATCCCTGAGGAAGAAGCCTGTCCATAGCTGCCACATCCCAGGTTGTGGGAAAGTCTATGGGAAGGCCTCGCATCTCAAGGCCCACCTCCGCTGGCACACTGGGGAGAGACCCTTCGTCTGCAACTGGCTGTTCTGTGGGAAGCGCTTCACACGCTCCGACGAACTGGAGAGGCACGTCCGCACACATACGCGGGAGAAGAAGTTCACCTGCCTGCTGTGTAACAAGAGATTCACCCGCAGTGACCACCTCAGCAAGCACCAGAAGACGCACGCAGAGTCTGCCCTGCAGCCGGGAAAGACCGGGGAGGGAGAGGCCCAGGACCCCAGGAATGAGGAGATGGCAGACCCCAATAAACCCAACACGGCCGTGCAGAATAATGGAGGAGTCCCTAGTGACCCTACTAACAAAGGAGAGAAAACTGGTTCAGGCAATGGGGTGGAAACAAGCAGTGGACTGCTGGAGATCTAA